From a single Arachis hypogaea cultivar Tifrunner chromosome 3, arahy.Tifrunner.gnm2.J5K5, whole genome shotgun sequence genomic region:
- the LOC112787971 gene encoding telomere repeat-binding protein 5: MVLQKRLDYGFNGYEAPAVPRATRTTRRRTKFQRRVQDDQMCAIDLLATLAGKFFFQDKGNPTMPSDASTDKDQHGFVEGCQDSDKPLKDELFYKQSFDNNHFPHFSSQTNKQNCPLNELQNHEIDVHLGNASVIISSCSSERLVSEKLVDAKCPNKMKNFTSKDILGSSGHPVVNCCKLDGESKTNKLKDKLHKLEKVSIDLGTKMCGFEDPPTEKPPTRISLGSKAKLSKYVDIFSYSSLPKGCDNVSAVRRDDDENFSGSTHPCTKTKSFMPVTGIHGRRLRKLLSCKYSKIAQELKNDTLASSDETLKPTYSSKKNYYKRQRSQMNIPFKKRKQFHCSSVSNSSGFIRSADIYYSPESDCGIPVLESPLGCRRGDPVNIRIKSFTVPELFIEIPETATVGSLKRTVMDAVTTVLGGGLHVGVVLQGKKVRDDSKTLLQAGISHDNQLDALGFTLEPNVSQRLPPLHASTSHSLIRYPSNPAVTHQRTRGISDMLIDHQVTSLGNHVESEHDSAPSLINKAKEKSTVDSKPLISFPEMSKDEKVMIPVVQKSKPSEILQRRIRRPFSVDEVEALIQSVEKLGTGRWRDVKCHAFGNVDHRTYVDLKDKWKTLVHTAGISPRQRRGEPVPQDLLDRVLKAQAYWSQHQTKQHHKTNLLDQGLPIGPGYVHGITA, encoded by the exons ATGGTGCTGCAGAAGAGGTTAGACTATGGATTTAATGGCTACGAAGCACCAGCTGTTCCACGAGCTACCCGAACAACTAGA aGGAGAACCAAATTTCAAAGAAGAGTCCAAGATGATCAGATGTGTGCCATTGATTTATTGGCCACCCTAGCAGGTAAATTCTTTTTCCAAGATAAAGGGAATCCAACCATGCCTAGTGATGCATCAACAGATAAGGATCAGCATGGATTTGTTGAAGGGTGCCAAGATTCAGACAAACCTCTCAAAGATGAGCTTTTTTACAAACAAAGTTTTGACAACAACCACTTCCCTCACTTTTCttcacaaacaaacaaacaaaattgcccattgaatgaactccaaaaTCACGAAATTGATGTCCATTTAGGCAATGCTTCTGTAATAATAAGTTCCTGTAGCTCAGAAAGGCTAGTTTCTGAGAAATTAGTGGATGCCAAATGCcctaacaaaatgaaaaattttactaGCAAAGACATATTAGGTTCTTCTGGTCATCCAGTGGTTAATTGTTGTAAATTAGATGGTGAAAGtaaaactaataaactaaagGATAAGCTGCATAAGCTTGAGAAGGTTTCAATTGATCTTGGGACTAAGATGTGTGGTTTTGAGGATCCACCAACTGAAAAGCCTCCTACACGGATCAGTTTAGGTAGCAAAGCCAAGTTGTCTAAGTATGTTGACATATTTTCCTATAGCTCATTGCCCAAAGGCTGTGACAATGTGTCAGCAGTTAGAAGAGATGATGACGAAAACTTTTCTGGGTCCACTCACCCTTGTACAAAAACGAAGTCCTTTATGCCAGTGACTGGTATACATGGTAGAAGACTAAGGAAATTATTGAGTTGTAAATACAGCAAAATTGCTCAGGAGTTGAAGAATGATACACTTGCTAGCAGTG ATGAAACTTTGAAGCCAACTTACTCTAGTAAGAAGAACTACTATAAACGCCAAAGATCTCAGATGAATATTCCTTTCAAAAAGCGGAAGCAGTTTCATTGTAGCTCTGTTTCAAATTCCAGTGGATTTATCAGAAGTGCTGACATTTATTATTCACCTGAGAGTG ACTGTGGAATACCAGTCTTGGAATCCCCACTAGGATGTAGAAGAGGTGATCCTG TGAATATTAGGATCAAGTCATTTACAGTCCCAGAGCTTTTTATTGAGATTCCAGAAACTGCTACCGTAGGATCCTTGAAG CGGACAGTTATGGATGCAGTAACTACTGTGCTTGGAGGTGGATTACATGTTGGTGTCGTTCTTCAAGGAAAGAAAGTTAGAGATGACAGTAAAACTCTACTTCAAGCTGGAATATCCCATGATAACCAGTTGGATGCTTTGGGTTTCACCTTGGAGCCTAATGTTTCACAAAGGCTACCACCTCTACATGCTTCAACATCGCATTCTCTAATAAG GTATCCTTCCAATCCAGCTGTAACTCATCAGAGGACTCGAGGTATTTCTGACATGTTAATTGATCATCAAGTAACCAGTTTAGGTAACCATGTTGAAAGTGAGCATGATTCAGCACCTTCTCTAATCAACAAAGCTAAGGAGAAGAGTACCGTAGATTCTAAACCACTGATTTCTTTTCCTGAAATGAGTAAGGATGAAAAAGTTATGATACCTGTGGTCCAGAAGTCAAAGCCATCTGAGATTTTGCAGCGGCGAATTCGTCGGCCTTTTTCAGTTGATGAAGTGGAGGCACTGATTCAATCAGTTGAGAAATTGGGAACTGGAAG GTGGCGCGATGTTAAATGTCATGCTTTCGGTAACGTGGACCATCGGACATATGTGGATTTAAAG GATAAGTGGAAAACACTGGTGCACACGGCAGGAATATCCCCTCGGCAAAGAAGGGGAGAGCCTGTTCCCCAAGATCTTTTGGACAGGGTCCTAAAAGCACAAGCATATTGGTCCCAGCACCAAACTAAGCAACATCACAAAACTAACCTCTTAGATCAAGGGTTGCCAATAGGACCTGGCTATGTACATGGGATAACTGCATAG